Part of the Natrialbaceae archaeon AArc-T1-2 genome, GGGACAGCAGTCCCGTTCTTCGCGCCCGCTGTTTCGTCGGCTGTCCCGATTGCCGTCTTCTGTCGTTTACGTACTTCTGTCCGACAGTATCATCCTCTCGCGGGAGTTCGCCGCCGCCGGCGAGTCAGAAGAGCAACTCGAGGGGGTCCTGTCGTTTCGCGACGACGAGCTCAGAGAGCGGGTGGTCCCGTACGCCAACCAGGTTCGAGAGAGCACCGACAGGGTCGACGAGACGCTCGAGCACACGACGTTCGGCACGTTCCGGGCCGTCTCAGCCGCTATCGGGTACGACACTGCCTGGCAGTTGTACGTCGCCAGACACCTCCGGAAGCGTCACGGCGAGGAGCTATCCGCCGAGGCGGCCGAGGCACTCGAGGAGTTGATCGAGACGCTCGAGCTGTTAAGCGTCGCCCGCGAACACTTCAAAAGAAAACCAAGGCGGATTCCCCGCCCCACTGTGGGCGGGGTTGAAGCCGACACCCGCTGCCACTAACCACGGACTGTTAAGTACCTATACAAACTATTGAAATTCGTGGCAGACGGCTACCTGAGACGCACCGCAATCACCCGCCCCATCCTCACTGACGAGCAACAGGACTTGCTCGATACCACCATCAACGAGTGGAAAGCTGCCTGCAACATCAGTAGCCGCATCGGATGGGAACACGGTGAAACGCGGAAAACCTACCTCCAAGACCTCACCTACGACACGGTGTTGGAGAACACACGTCTCGGGAGCCAACACGCAATCCTCGCCACCCATCAGGCTGCAGCCGCACTCGATGGTATCGAAGCAATCGAAGACCTTGACGAACACTACAAAACATCCCGACCGGAGTTCACAAGTAACACGGTGAAATACGACACCCGGACGATGACGCTGTTCGATGACGGGTCTGTGTCGCTTTCCACCGTCGATGGCCGGATTCGGTGTGACCTGAACCTCCCCGACGACGAAGACGGGTATCAACACGAATACCTCACCGATGACGAGTGGGAAGTAACGGAGTCCACGCTGTCAAAGCGTGATGGCGACTACTACCTCAACCTCGGGTTTCGCAAACCGAAGCCCGAGAAGCAGGCCGAAAGACAGGATGACGACGAGGACAGGACAGTTCTCGGCGTTGACCTCGGCATCGTCAACATCGCCACCACCAGCACGGCGTACTTCGCCTCGGGGAGAGAAGTCAGGCATCGACACCGGGAGTTCGAGCGGATTCGAGGCAACCTTCAGCAGACCGGCACACAATCAGCTCATCGGACGATTCAGCAGATGAGTGGGAGGGAGTCACGGTATCTTCGTGACGAACTCCATCAAGTCGCTAACCGGATTCTCGAAGAAGCGCGGACACACGACTGCGAGTACATCGCGTTCGAGAACCTGAAGCACATTCGAGAACGTGCGCCACCTGTCAAAGAGTTCCACCAGTGGGCGCACCGTCAGCTTGTTGATCTCGTGGAGTACAAGGCTGAAACCGAAGGGATAAGCGTCGAGTTTGTTGATCCGAAGAACACGAGTCGGCGATGTCCCGAGTGTGGGCACACGAGCGACGGGAATAGGGTGAAACAGGCGGATTTCGAGTGTGAGTCGTGTGGTGCGACGCAGAATTCGGATTACGTGGGTGCAAAGAATGTTGGGTGGCGGTATGTCCGTCGCGGCCTACAGTCGTCGCGGCGGACGGGCAACAGTCAACTCGCCCTGAAGTCAGGAACGGTGACGTCCTCAGGTTTCTGCGAAACCTGATGTGCGAACGAGACGCGACGCGTCTCGTCAACGCCGAACCGGGGATTTGTCCCGTCCGACTAACTACGGTCGGCAGAGGCCGAGTTCACTGACAAGCCCCGCGCCACCGTGCGCGGGGCAGTTGACGACGACGTACTTACAGCGAGAGCTCACGCGCTTTTCACAGCTGACGATCTACTGTGGCGTCCCGGCGATCGTCGCGGCGATGCTCATCGGGTTCCTGTACGCGGACACCGCCGGACCGACGATCAGCACCGACTACCTGCCGTTCGTCGTCAGCGGACTCGTCGTGGTCGTCGTCTCGCCGCTTGCTCTTTTGGTCTCGTACATCCTTCGGACGGCGACGGTGACGCGCCGGACGGCCTCCATCGGTCCGATGTTACCCCAGAAAGATCCCGCCGAGGGCCCGTTCGACGTCACCTACGGTGACGAGTCCGGGACCGACTGAATCAGATACCTCGTCCTTGCAACTGCTCCTCTTCGGGCAAGTCGACGTTCGCGTCGCCTTTCATCCCTTTGCCGAGGTTCTTCGAGATGTCGGCGAGTGTCTCCGGATCGTCCCAGTTGGTCGTCGCCGCGACGATCGCTTCGGCCATCGCCTCCGGGTTCTCCGCGCCGAAGATGCCGCTGCCGACGAAGATGCCGTCACACTCGTGGTACATCATGAGCGCGGCGTCGGCCGGCGTCGCGATCCCGCCCGCGGCGAAGTTCACGACCGGCAGCCGGCCGACTTCGGCGGCCTCGTGGACGAGTTCGGCGGGTGCTTCGATCTCGCGGGCGTAGGCCTCACGCTCCTCGTGGTTCATCCCCTCGAGCCGGCGGATCTCGCCTTTGATCGTCCGCTGGTGGTGGACGGCCTGGTTGACGTCGCCGGTGCCGGCTTCGCCTTTGGTGCGGATCATCGCTGCTCCTTCGTCGATTCGACGCAGGGCTTCCCCGAGATCGCGTGCGCCACAGACGAACGGTGCGGTAAACTCGCGTTTGTCGATGTGGTAAGCGTCGTCGGCCGGCGTGAGCACCTCAGATTCGTCGATCATATCCACGCCGATCGCCTCGAGGATCTCTGCTTCCTTCCGGTGGCCGATCCGTGTTTTACCCATCACCGGAATGGATACCTCGTCGACGATCGCCTCGACGTCTGCCGGGTCGGCCATTCGGGCGACCCCGCCGCGTTTGCGGATGTCCGCGGGGACGGCCTCGAGTGCCATCACGGCGACTGCGCCGGCGTCCTCGGCGATGCGAGCCTGCTCGCGGTCGACCACGTCCATGATGACGCCGCCTTTCTGCATCCGAGCGAAGCCGCGTTTGACGAGGTCGGTCCCGCGTCGAAGCTCCTCGAGATCGGTGTCGTCGGTCATGCTACGGCGTTGGGAGGGGGGGTACTTACGCGTGTCTCTTTCGCCAATACCACCCGGTGATCGCGACGATCGAGACGACTGGCGACGACCGCCGTTTCACGCCGTCGCCGTGCTCGACACGCGAAGCGAGTCAGGTCGTTTATACGAGCCGGGGTCGTCGAAGCGGATAGAATGTGGCCGCTCGGACACGTTGCTATCGCGTACCTCTGTTACTCGCTCGTCGCACGCACGCGGTACGAACGACCGCCGGATCACGTGCCTGCCGTGGTCGTGGTGTTCGCCAGCCTGTTTCCGGACCTCGTCGACAAACCGCTCGCGTGGTACCTTGGCGTGCTCCCGACCGGACGGACGCTCGCTCACTCGCTGCTCGTGTTGGTTCCGCTCGTGCTCGTCGTCGGCCTCGTCGCCGACCGGGCCGGATACGCGGCCGTCGGCGTTGCCTTCGCGATCGGTGCGCTCTCGCACGCGCTCGTCGACGCCCTGCCGGCACTGTGGGGCGGAACCGACCCGAGCTTTCTGCTGTGGCCCGCCCTTCCCGTCGAGAGCTACGAGAGCGGGTCCCCGTCCGTACTCGCGCTCCTGGCTGACTCGCTCGACGATCCGTACTTCCTCTCGGAGTTCGTGTTCGCGGCGATCGCACTCGTCGTGTGGCGTCGGGACGGCTATCCGGGGCTGGCACCGATTCGCTCGAGAATCCAACGCTGAGGGTCGGCGACCGCTACCGTTTTACAGTTTCCGTTCGTCGTCGCCTGACGATGACGGGATCGACCGGACTCCCCGAGCGGGATCCGCTGCCGACAGTGTTCGCTCCCCTCCCGAAGCGACTCGAGGACCTCGGGCTCCGGTACGCCTGGCTCGTCGTCGCGATCAACCTCGCCGGGACAGCGTTTGGCTTCTGGTACTACCGCCACCAGTTCGCCGAGACCGCAACGGTGATGTGGCCGTTCGTTCCCGACAGCCCCGTCGCGACGTTGCTCATCGCACTCGCGATCGCTGCCTGGAAACTCGGGTACGAACAGCCCTGGCTCACAGCACTCGCGTTTTTCGGAAATATCATTCTGGGGCTGTGGACGCCGTACACGCTGCTTGTCTTTCACGAAACGTATACGGCCCAGACCCATCCGCTGATGTACCAGTTCCTCTTCTGGAGTCACCTCGCGATGGTCGTCCAGGCGCTTGTCCTCCATCGAATCACCGACTTTCCGGTCTGGGCCGTCGCCGTCGCGCTGGCGTGGTACGGGCTCGACCTGATCGTCGACTACTTCGTCCCGATCGTCGGCGAGCCCCACCACACGACGATTCCCGTCCCCCGCGACGAGCCGATGTTCCTCGCGGCCGACGCGCTCGGAGTCATCGCTGCCGGCGAGACGACGTTTACCCTGCTCGCACTCTTTCTCGCACTCTCGGTCCGGGTGAAGAAACTCGAGACGGGTGCCGTCGACGGCGATCGGATCGAGTGACGGTCCGGAGCCGACGGGGACGGTCGAACGGCCCGGGAACGGTTCTCGAGCGACGGACGATGCGAGTGATTCGTCGGTCGTCACCGTTCACGCCTGTCGGTGGGAACGACGCGAAAAGAAGGGCGGTCCGCGAGAGGACGGTCGTCCGGTGACGGATCTTCGCCGGACGACGTCAACGATCAGAAGAGGCCGTCGTCGTTGTCGTCGTTGTTGTTGTTAACTTCGTCGTCTGGTTCGTCATCGACCTCGTCGTCTGGTTCGTCATCGACCTCGTCGTCTGGTTCGTCATCGACCTCGTCGTCTGGTTCGTCGTCGACCTCGTCGTCTGGTTCGTCGTCGACTTCGTCGTCGGGCTCGTCGTCAACTTCGTCGTCGACCTCATCCGGCTCAATGGTGACGTCCGTCTCCAGCAGGTTCATGTCGGGGTCACGGAAGGACGCGGTCTCGCCCATCGTTCCCATATCGCCGGCACTCGGGTCGACTGCGTCGTTTTCGACCATGATGTAGCCCAGCGGACCTGCCTCGCCGGCCTCGACGCGAATCGGATACACTTCCCAGTCGTCCGGATCGTCGAACTCTTCCTCGTCCGGATCGACGTTTTCGAGGAAGTCATTTTTCGACAGCGTCTCTAGCTGTGCCAGGACGTGGAACTCCGCCTCCGGATAGTAGTCCTGCCCGTGGATTACGATTTCGCCCTCTTCGTCTTCTTCTTGTGCCATCACGCCGGCGTAGGTGCCCGTCGCACCGGCACCGACTGCGAGAGCTGTCGCTGCCAGCGTTCCCTTTTTCATAAACGAACGCCGCGTATCGTCCGAACTCTCTTCTCGTGCCATGTTTCTCTCGTGCCCCGCGTGGGGCTATGGGCAGTGGAATCAGGACATGAATAATACTCAAGGACATAAGTACGTAAAGACGTTCGGCGATTCAATGGCGTCAAGCGCAGTCAGTGCAGCCTCTTGAAGTTCATCCAGTGTGTCGAACAGACGGTTGCCCAGTGTCTGGTTGAGTCGTCGCCAACACTCTTCCACGGGGTTCAGCTCCGGTGAACCCCGTGGAAGGTAACACAGTTCGATCGGCGTTCCTTCGGCGAATTCCTGCACCCTATTCGCTGTAAAATAAGACGCATTGTCCAAGACGACGCAGATCTTTTCGCCGAACTCGGTTTGGAGAGCGTCGAGCAACCGGATTGTGGTGTCGCTGTTGAAATTTTCTTCACACGGGAGAAAGAACGTCTCGCCGCTATCGCTGACTGCCCCGAGGAGTTTAACACTGTCCCACGCGCCCGTCACCGGGAGTGACGGGCGCTCTCCCTCCGGAAACCACGCGTAGATCAGCGTCGAGAGCACTTGACGCGTCTGATCAATGGTCAGGATCGTGTATTCGTCGTCCAGGTTGTCGAGCTTTTTTTGAACCCGTTTTTCCACGCTTTTTGGGCCCGTTCGTCGGACTTGTGGAACTCCGGCCGGGCTGTCTTCCAGGACAGCCCGGCCTCGGACATCAGTCGTCGGACGTGTCGTTCGCAGTACTCAACGTCGAACTCCTCAGCGAGATAGTGACGAGCGAGTGGAACAGACCAAGCAGGCGCGTCAAGTCCAACGTCCTCTGGTGAGCTATGGAGTGCTTCAACGAACCGCTCGTACTCTTGATCGGAGAGTTTTGAGGGCCTTCCTGAACGATGATCGTCGTAGACAACCTCCTCGAACGGCTCATCAGAGAGCCGTTCGAGTCGATCAAGCCACTGCGAGAGCCAGGCACCAGTATATCCATACCGCTCAGCGACTTCTTCTAACGTCGCATCGTCTTCTTCGAGGTAATTGATCGCCGCCATCAGCCGTTGTGCCGGCTTCTTTCCCTCGACCTCCGCCAAGACCTGGCGGAGGTCTTCGGTAGAGACGTTGTCGAGAGAGTTCATAATCGATCAATGTCTCGCCTTGTTTAAAATACTTTTAGCCGACAGTATAAGCGATATCTATTGTTGCACCGTCTCAGCGGAGTGGTCAGTGTCGCGTTCGGACACGAATCGACGAAACAGCACGGCGGCATCGGGA contains:
- a CDS encoding RNA-guided endonuclease InsQ/TnpB family protein, encoding MADGYLRRTAITRPILTDEQQDLLDTTINEWKAACNISSRIGWEHGETRKTYLQDLTYDTVLENTRLGSQHAILATHQAAAALDGIEAIEDLDEHYKTSRPEFTSNTVKYDTRTMTLFDDGSVSLSTVDGRIRCDLNLPDDEDGYQHEYLTDDEWEVTESTLSKRDGDYYLNLGFRKPKPEKQAERQDDDEDRTVLGVDLGIVNIATTSTAYFASGREVRHRHREFERIRGNLQQTGTQSAHRTIQQMSGRESRYLRDELHQVANRILEEARTHDCEYIAFENLKHIRERAPPVKEFHQWAHRQLVDLVEYKAETEGISVEFVDPKNTSRRCPECGHTSDGNRVKQADFECESCGATQNSDYVGAKNVGWRYVRRGLQSSRRTGNSQLALKSGTVTSSGFCET
- the pdxS gene encoding pyridoxal 5'-phosphate synthase lyase subunit PdxS is translated as MTDDTDLEELRRGTDLVKRGFARMQKGGVIMDVVDREQARIAEDAGAVAVMALEAVPADIRKRGGVARMADPADVEAIVDEVSIPVMGKTRIGHRKEAEILEAIGVDMIDESEVLTPADDAYHIDKREFTAPFVCGARDLGEALRRIDEGAAMIRTKGEAGTGDVNQAVHHQRTIKGEIRRLEGMNHEEREAYAREIEAPAELVHEAAEVGRLPVVNFAAGGIATPADAALMMYHECDGIFVGSGIFGAENPEAMAEAIVAATTNWDDPETLADISKNLGKGMKGDANVDLPEEEQLQGRGI
- a CDS encoding metal-dependent hydrolase — its product is MWPLGHVAIAYLCYSLVARTRYERPPDHVPAVVVVFASLFPDLVDKPLAWYLGVLPTGRTLAHSLLVLVPLVLVVGLVADRAGYAAVGVAFAIGALSHALVDALPALWGGTDPSFLLWPALPVESYESGSPSVLALLADSLDDPYFLSEFVFAAIALVVWRRDGYPGLAPIRSRIQR
- a CDS encoding DUF1405 domain-containing protein: MTGSTGLPERDPLPTVFAPLPKRLEDLGLRYAWLVVAINLAGTAFGFWYYRHQFAETATVMWPFVPDSPVATLLIALAIAAWKLGYEQPWLTALAFFGNIILGLWTPYTLLVFHETYTAQTHPLMYQFLFWSHLAMVVQALVLHRITDFPVWAVAVALAWYGLDLIVDYFVPIVGEPHHTTIPVPRDEPMFLAADALGVIAAGETTFTLLALFLALSVRVKKLETGAVDGDRIE
- a CDS encoding calcium-binding protein codes for the protein MAREESSDDTRRSFMKKGTLAATALAVGAGATGTYAGVMAQEEDEEGEIVIHGQDYYPEAEFHVLAQLETLSKNDFLENVDPDEEEFDDPDDWEVYPIRVEAGEAGPLGYIMVENDAVDPSAGDMGTMGETASFRDPDMNLLETDVTIEPDEVDDEVDDEPDDEVDDEPDDEVDDEPDDEVDDEPDDEVDDEPDDEVDDEPDDEVNNNNDDNDDGLF
- a CDS encoding IS630 family transposase (programmed frameshift) gives rise to the protein MNSLDNVSTEDLRQVLAEVEGKKPAQRLMAAINYLEEDDATLEEVAERYGYTGAWLSQWLDRLERLSDEPFEEVVYDDHRSGRPSKLSDQEYERFVEALHSSPEDVGLDAPAWSVPLARHYLAEEFDVEYCERHVRRLMSEAGLSWKTARPEFHKSDERAQKAWKNGFKKSFDNLDDEYTILTIDQTRQVLSTLIYAWFPEGERPSLPVTGAWDSVKLLGAVSDSGETFFLPCEENFNSDTTIRLLDALQTEFGEKICVVLDNASYFTANRVQEFAEGTPIELCYLPRGSPELNPVEECWRRLNQTLGNRLFDTLDELQEAALTALDAIESPNVFTYLCP